The following proteins are encoded in a genomic region of Arachis ipaensis cultivar K30076 chromosome B02, Araip1.1, whole genome shotgun sequence:
- the LOC107621516 gene encoding ATP-dependent helicase BRM (The sequence of the model RefSeq protein was modified relative to this genomic sequence to represent the inferred CDS: added 149 bases not found in genome assembly), with protein sequence MQSGGGGRNPGVGRTGSTATSSAAASPSSSSSASQLGLDQHHLQQQQQQQQQQQISSSRQSFQQQLLRKPEGNEAFLAYQAGLQGAFGNNNFSSPGAMQLPQQSRKFMELAQHGASQDGQFRAQGVEQQMMNPMHQAYLQYALAQQKSAMGIQSQQQAKMGMLNPSLKDQEMRVANLKMQEMMAMQAMHQAQGSSSRNSSEHVSRGEKQIEPGPQTAPDQKTEGKPLSQGPAIGHVMPGNVVRPMHVPESQQGIQNFMAMSAQYQAMQAWARERNIDLSHPANANIMSQLIPMMQARMASQQKVNESNVGVQSTPVPVSRQQVTSPAVGSEGSAHANSSSEASGQSGSSKARQSVPPGHFGSTTNSGIGSGSSDMVMQQLGAQGRESPASLRQPVSVGNGMPSVHPHQSSANRNSGAEHPMGAKTSSSGSEPPQMQNLRQLNQSSSQAGVPTNEGGSGSHAKSQTAPPAQMPQHRTGSVFTKQQLHVLKAQILAFRRLKKGEGTLPQELLRAIAPPPLEMQVQHSNHPTGGQNQDKPSGSIAAEQPRHTEPNAKDSQSIPAINGQSSLKQEPFPREEKSVVPPVPVQAVMPPAPKESAPTLSAGKEEQKSVACPDKSDQDRDSDRGKNRTPPRNDLVLDRGKAVAPQASVSDSTQIKKSAQTSTVSQPKDAASTRKYCGPLFDFPSFTRKHDSFGSSMMVNNNNNLSLAYDVKDLLLEEGMEVLNKKRTENLKKIEGLLAVNLERKRIRPDLVLRLQIEEKKLRLVDLQARLRDEIDQQQQEIMAMPDRPYRKFVRLCERQRMELARQVQASQRALREKQLKSIFQWRKKLLETHWAIRDARTARNRGVGKYHERMMREFSKRKDDDRNKRMEALKNNDVDRYREMLLEQQTSMPGDAAERYAVLSTFLSQTEEYLHKLGSKITAAKNQQEVEEAAKSAAAAARLQGLSEEEVRAAAACAGEEVMIRNRFLEMNAPRDSSSVNKYYNLAHAVSETVIRQPSMLRAGTLRDYQLVGLQWMLSLYNNKLNGILADEMGLGKTVQVMALIAYLMEFKGNYGPHLIIVPNAVLVNWKSEFYNWLPSVSCIFYVGSKDQRSKLFSQEVCAMKFNVLVTTYEFIMYDRSKLSKVDWKYIIIDEAQRMKDRDSVLARDLDRYRCQRRLLLTGTPLQNDLKELWSLLNLLLPEVFDNRKAFHDWFSKPFQKEGPAPTQNGEDDWLETEKKVIIIHRLHQILEPFMLRRRVEDVEGSLPPKVSIVLKCKMSAVQSAIYDWVKSTGTLRLDPEDEKRRVLKNPVYQVKQYKTLNNRCMELRKTCNHPLLNYPFFNDLSKDFLVKSCGKLWILDRILIKLQRTGHRVLLFSTMTKLLDILEEYLQWRRLVYRRIDGTTSLEDRESAIVDFNSPDSDCFIFLLSIRAAGRGLNLQSADTVVIYDPDPNPKNEEQAVARAHRIGQKREVKVIYMEAVVDKIASHQKEDEMRSGGTVDMEDELAGKDRYIGSIESLIRNNIQQYKIDMADEVINAGRFDQRTTHEERRLTLETLLHDEERYQETVHDVPSLQEVNRMIARSEEEVELFDQMDEEEDWIEEMTRFDQVPKWLRANTREVNAAVAALSKRPSKNILTGGTIPVEPGEERKRGRPKGKKHLSYKEVDDENGEYSEASSDERNGYAHEEGEIGEFEDDGYSGPDGPQPIDKDQLEDGILCEAAGYAFPRSLESAGNNQMVEEAGSSGSSSDSQRLIQTVSPSVSSQKFGSLSALDARPSSIPRKMTDELEEGEIAVSGDSHMDHQQSGSWIHDRDEGEDEQVLQQPKIKRKRSMRVRPRPVADKHEEKPVNEMASHLAIQAEHKYQSQPMADIESKRLVESKPGRHDLNASLKNKRSLPQRRVANTSKLHGSPKSSRLNSIPAPSEDGGEHSRESWEVKTINSSGSSAHGTKMTEIIQRRCKNVISKLQRRIDKEGQQIVPLLTDLWKRIENSGYSSGSGNSLLDLRKIDQRIDRLEYNGATELVFDVQFMLKSAMQFYGFSHEVRTEARKVHDLFFDILKIAFPDTDFRDARSALSFAASTVTSPRQGAVGLGKRHRLINEVEADQYPSPKPLQRGSASGGENSRVKGHGLQKESRAGSGSTREQLQPDDYPVLTHPGELVVCKKRRNDRGEKSLVKLRTGPVSPTSMVPAMRSPGSGSTPRDARLAHQSPHAQGLVGQPFQQPNGSGGSVGWANPVKRLRTDSGKRRPSHM encoded by the exons TCATTTCAACAACAGTTACTTAGAAAACCTGAAGGGAATGAAGCTTTCTTAGCATATCAAGCTGGGCTCCAGGGTGCCTTTGGGAATAACAATTTCTCATCTCCTGGTGCCATGCAATTGCCCCAGCAGTCTCGAAAGTTCATGGAATTAGCTCAACATGGTGCCAGCCAAGATGGCCAGTTCAGGGCTCAAGGTGTTGAGCAGCAAATGATGAATCCTATGCATCAAGCATACCTTCAATATGCACTTGCACAACAAAAATCTGCGATGGGAATTCAGTCGCAGCAGCAAGCTAAAATGGGAATGTTAAACCCATCTCTGAAGGATCAGGAAATGCGCGTGGCAAATCTGAAAATGCAGGAAATGATGGCTATGCAGGCTATGCATCAAGCTCAAGGATCATCATCTAGGAATTCTTCCGAACATGTGTCACGTGGGGAAAAACAGATCGAGCCAGGACCGCAGACAGCTCCTGATCAGAAGACTGAAGGAAAGCCTTTATCCCAAGGACCAGCTATTGGACATGTAATGCCTGGCAATGTGGTGAGACCAATGCATGTGCCAGAATCTCAGCAgggaattcaaaattttatggCAATGTCTGCGCAATACCAGGCTATGCAGGCATGGGCACGCGAACGCAACATAGATTTGTCGCATCCTGCAAATGCTAACATAATGTCGCAGCTCATTCCAATGATGCAGGCAAGGATGGCCTCCCAACAAAAGGTCAACGAGAGCAACGTTGGTGTTCAGTCAACACCTGTTCCTGTTTCAAGGCAGCAGGTCACTTCTCCAGCTGTTGGAAGTGAGGGTTCTGCACATGCTAATTCGTCAAGTGAAGCATCTGGGCAGTCAGGTTCTTCAAAAGCCAGGCAGTCAGTTCCACCCGGCCATTTTGGCTCCACAACAAATTCTGGCATAGGCAGTGGCTCCAGTGACATGGTGATGCAGCAACTTGGTGCTCAAGGAAGAGAGTCTCCAGCTTCTTTGAGGCAACCAGTCTCAGTGGGAAATGGAATGCCCTCTGTGCATCCTCATCAGTCTTCTGCCAACAGGAACTCAGGTGCAGAACATCCCATGGGTGCAAAAACTTCATCATCTGGTTCAGAACCCCCGCAAATGCAAAACTTAAGGCAGTTAAACCAATCCTCATCTCAGGCCGGAGTTCCAACAAATGAAGGTGGCTCGGGAAGTCATGCTAAATCTCAAACGGCACCACCAGCTCAGATGCCTCAGCATCGGACAGGAAGCGTGTTTACCAAGCAGCAGCTTCATGTTCTTAAAGCCCAAATACTTGCATTTAGGCGGCTGAAG AAAGGGGAAGGTACTCTGCCTCAAGAACTTCTACGTGCTATTGCTCCGCCGCCTCTTGAGATGCAGGTGCAACATTCAAATCATCCCACAGGAGGACAAAATCAAGACAAACCTTCTGGCAGTATCGCGGCAGAACAACCAAGGCACACTGAACCCAATGCAAAGGATTCACAATCTATCCCAGCTATTAATGGACAGAGTTCTTTAAAGCAGGAACCCTTTCCCAGAGAAGAGAAATCCGTTGTACCACCGGTTCCTGTGCAAGCTGTTATGCCACCTGCACCAAAGGAATCTGCTCCAACATTATCTGCTGGAAAGGAAGAGCAGAAATCAGTTGCATGCCCTGATAAGTCAGACCAGGACAGGGACAGTGATCGTGGAAAGAACAGAACTCCTCCTAGGAATGATTTAGTGCTAGATAGGGGAAAGGCGGTTGCACCGCAGGCTTCTGTATCCGACTCAACCCAAATTAAGAAATCGGCACAAACAAGCACTGTTTCCCAGCCAAAGGATGCGGCATCTACTAGAAAATATTGCGGACCCCTATTTGATTTTCCTTCATTCACTAGGAAACATGACTCTTTTGGGTCATCGATGATggtaaacaataataataatctgTCACTGGCATATGATGTCAAAGATCTTCTTTTAGAGGAAGGCATGGAAGTACTTAACAAGAAACGTACAGAAAATTTAAAGAAGATTGAAGGGTTGTTGGCAGTGAACTTAGAGAGGAAAAGGATTAGGCCAGATCTTGTGTTAAGGCTACAGATTGAAGAAAAAAAGCTTCGCCTTGTAGACCTTCAGGCACGTTTAAGGGACGAGATTGATCAACAGCAACAAGAGATAATGGCAATGCCGGATAGGCCATATCGTAAGTTTGTAAGGCTGTGTGAGCGTCAGCGTATGGAACTTGCTAGACAAGTGCAGGCATCTCAGAGAGCTTTGAGGGAGAAGCAGCTTAAATCTATATTTCAATGGCGTAAGAAGCTTCTTGAGACACATTGGGCTATTCGTGATGCCCGTACTGCCCGCAACAGGGGTGTGGGTAAATATCACGAGAGGATGATGAGGGAATTTTCAAAACGTAAAGATGATGACAGAAACAAAAGGATGGAAGCTTTAAAGAACAATGATGTTGACCGATATAGAGAGATGTTACTGGAGCAACAGACTAGCATGCCAGGCGATGCTGCAGAAAGATATGCTGTTCTCTCAACTTTCTTAAGTCAGACAGAAGAGTATCTGCATAAATTAGGAAGTAAGATAACTGCTGCCAAAAATCAACAGGAAGTGGAGGAGGCAGCAAaatctgctgctgctgctgcacgATTGCAG GGTCTTTCTGAGGAAGAAGTAAGAGCTGCTGCAGCTTGTGCAGGGGAGGAAGTAATGATTAGAAATCGTTTTCTGGAGATGAATGCTCCTAGGGACAGTTCATCTGTCAACAA GTATTACAACCTTGCTCATGCTGTGAGTGAAACTGTGATTAGGCAACCATCAATGTTACGTGCTGGAACATTGAGAGACTATCAACTT GTTGGTTTACAATGGATGCTTTCTTTGTACAATAACAAGTTGAATGGAATTTTGGCGGATGAGATGGGTCTTGGAAAAACTGTGCAG GTTATGGCATTGATTGCATACTTGATGGAATTTAAAGGAAACTATGGCCCGCATCTTATAATAGTACCGAATGCTGTTTTAGTTAACTGGAAG AGCGAGTTTTATAATTGGCTACCATCTGTGTCGTGCATTTTTTATGTTGGAAGCAAGGATCAACGGTCAAAATTATTTTCACAA GAGGTTTGTGCTATGAAGTTTAATGTCCTTGTGACTACTTATGAGTTCATCATGTATGATCGATCAAAGCTTTCAAAAGTCGATTGGAAGTATATCATAATTGATGAAGCACAGAGAATGAAGGATAGGGATTCAGTCCTGGCCCGTGATCTTGATAGATACCGTTGTCAAAGGCGCCTGCTTTTGACAGGAACACCATTACAG AACGATTTGAAGGAACTCTGGTCACTTCTAAATTTACTTCTTCCTGAGGTTTTTGACAATAGGAAAGCCTTCCATGATTGGTTCTCTAAACCATTTCAAAAGGAAGGTCCTGCTCCAACCCAAAATGGGGAGGATGATTGGCTCGAGACTGAGAAGAAAGTTATCATTATCCACCGACTTCATCAGATTCTTGAGCCTTTCATGCTCAGGCGTCGTGTTGAAGATGTTGAAGGCTCACTTCCACCTAAG GTCTCGATAGTTCTAAAATGCAAAATGTCCGCTGTTCAAAGTGCAATTTATGATTGGGTCAAATCAACTGGTACCCTTCGTCTTGATCCTGAGGATGAGAAGCGTAGGGTTCTAAAGAATCCGGTCTACCAGGTGAAGCAATATAAAACTTTAAACAACAGATGCATGGAGCTCCGCAAAACTTGCAATCATCCGTTGCTTAATTATCCCTTCTTCAATGACTTATCTAAAGATTTCCTTGTAAAGTCTTGTGGAAAATTGTGGATCCTGGATAGAATTCTCATTAAACTTCAAAGAACAGGACATCGTGTTCTACTGTTTAGTACCATGACAAAACTCCTAGACATCTTGGAAGAATACCTGCAATGGCGAAGACTTGTGTACAGAAGAATTGATGGTACAACCAGTTTGGAAGATCGTGAGTCGGCTATAGTTGACTTCAATAGCCCTGATTCAGATTGCTTCATCTTCTTGCTTAGCATTCGAGCTGCTGGACGAGGTCTGAACCTTCAGTCTGCTGATACAGTTGTTATATATGATCCTGATCCGAACCCTAAAAATGAGGAGCAGGCTGTTGCCCGAGCTCATCGGATTGGACAGAAAAGAGAGGTTAAAGTTATCTATATGGAAGCCGTTGTTGACAAGATCGCTAGCCATCAGAAGGAGGATGAAATGAGAAGTGGAGGCACTGTTGACATGGAGGATGAACTTGCAGGTAAGGATCGCTACATAGGATCTATTGAGAGCCTCATAAGGAACAATATTCAACAATATAAGATAGATATGGCTGATGAGGTTATTAATGCTGGACGCTTTGATCAAAGAACAACACATGAAGAGAGGCGTTTGACACTTGAGACATTATTGCATGATGAAGAGAGGTATCAAGAAACTGTCCATGACGTTCCATCATTGCAGGAGGTAAATCGAATGATTGCCAGGAGCGAAGAGGAAGTGGAACTGTTTGATCAAATGGATGAAGAGGAGGATTGGATTGAGGAGATGACAAGGTTTGATCAAGTACCCAAGTGGCTTCGAGCCAATACAAGGGAGGTGAATGCTGCTGTTGCTGCGCTGTCAAAAAGACCGTCAAAGAACATTTTAACTGGTGGTACAATACCTGTGGAACCTGGTGAAGAAAGGAAAAGAGGACGGCCCAAGGGGAAAAAGCATCTAAGTTACAAAGAAGTAGATGATGAGAATGGAGAGTACTCCGAAGCAAGCTCTGATGAAAGAAATGGATATGCACATGAAGAAGGTGAAATAGGAGAATTTGAAGACGATGGGTATAGTGGTCCTGATGGACCTCAACCCATCGATAAAGATCAGTTGGAAGATGGTATACTTTGCGAGGCTGCCGGTTATGCATTTCCTAGATCTTTGGAAAGTGCTGGAAATAATCAGATGGTTGAAGAGGCTGGTTCCTCAGGATCATCCTCAGACAGTCAAAGATTGATCCAGACGGTATCTCCATCAGTTTCCTCTCAGAAATTTGGTTCACTTTCTGCACTAGATGCCAGGCCAAGTTCGATACCAAGAAAGATG ACAGATGAGTTGGAAGAAGGGGAAATTGCTGTTTCTGGTGATTCTCACATGGATCATCAACAGTCTGGCAGTTGGATTCATGATCGTGATGAAGGTGAGGATGAACAAGTTTTGCAGCAACCCAAGATTAAACGTAAACGTAGCATGCGTGTTCGACCCCGTCCTGTTGCTGATAAACATGAAGAAAAGCCTGTCAATGAAATGGCATCTCATTTAGcaatacaagcagaacataaatATCAATCACAGCCAATGGCCGACATAGAATCAAAACGATTGGTTGAATCCAAACCAGGCAGGCATGATTTAAATGCATCATTAAAAAATAAGCGAAGTTTACCTCAAAGGAGAGTTGCCAATACATCCAAATTACATGG TGAAGACCATCAATTCAAGTGGATCTTCGGCTCATGGCACTAAAATGACCGAAATCATCCAGAGAAGG TGCAAAAATGTAATTAGCAAGCTACAAAGGCGAATAGACAAGGAAGGTCAACAAATTGTGCCCTTGTTAACAGATTTGTGGAAGAGAATTGAGAATTCTGGGTACAGTAGTGGATCCGGGAACAGCCTGTTGGATTTAAGAAAGATTGACCAGCGGATTGATAGATTGGAGTATAATGGAGCAACAGAGCTTGTATTTGATGTGCAGTTCATGCTAAAGAGCGCAATGCAATTTTACGGCTTTTCGCATGAG GTAAGAACTGAAGCGAGGAAGGTTCATGATCTATTTTTCGATATCTTGAAAATCGCATTTCCTGATACGGACTTCCGAGATGCAAGAAGTGCGCTTTCTTTCGCCGCCAGTACTGTAACATCCCCAAGGCAAGGAGCTGTTGGTCTAGGCAAGAGGCACCGGCTGATAAATGAGGTGGAAGCCGATCAA GGCCTGCAAAAGGAATCAAGGGCCGGAAGTGGCAGCACCCGGGAACAGCTTCAGCCGGACGATTATCCAGTGCTGACTCATCCAGGTGAACTTGTGGTTTGCAAGAAGAGAAGGAACGATAGGGGGGAGAAATCATTGGTGAAGCTGAGGACCGGCCCTGTGTCGCCAACTAGCATGGTTCCGGCTATGCGAAGCCCGGGGTCAGGTTCGACTCCTAGGGATGCTAGACTAGCGCATCAGTCTCCTCATGCACAAGGGTTGGTTGGCCAGCCATTTCAGCAGCCAAACGGCTCCGGTGGTTCGGTTGGTTGGGCAAACCCCGTAAAGCGACTACGGACGGATTCTGGGAAGAGGAGACCAAGCCATATGTAG